In Carya illinoinensis cultivar Pawnee chromosome 9, C.illinoinensisPawnee_v1, whole genome shotgun sequence, the following are encoded in one genomic region:
- the LOC122277544 gene encoding receptor-like cytoplasmic kinase 176, with translation MGACWSHGIEAVTPSYTGFNSKNVSRDRNDMSSSSGKLSSASMPMTPRSEGEVFQACNLKNFVFRELKMATKNFRPDSVLGEGGFGSVFKGWIDEKTLKATKPGTGIMIAVKRLNQQGLQGHKEWLAEINYLGQLHHPNLVKLIGYCIEDEHRLLIYEFMPKGSMEGHLFGRGSHFQPLSWHLRMKVALGAAKGLAFLHNNESKVIYRDFKTSNILLDSDYNAKLSDFGLARDGPIGNKSHVSSRVLGTLGYAAPEYLVTGHLTFKTDVYSFGVVLLEMLSGQRSIDKNRPSGQHNLVQWAKPYLASKRKIFRVLDNRLEGQYSPDQAQKAAKLALQCLALEPRNRPIMNDVVKALEELQEPPRS, from the exons ATGGGGGCTTGCTGGAGCCATGGCATTGAGGCCGTGACTCCTTCTTATACAG GGTTTAATTCCAAAAATGTGAGCAGAGATAGGAATGACATGAGTAGTTCAAGTGGCAAGCTCTCATCTGCTTCCATGCCCATGACTCCTAGGAGTGAGGGTGAGGTTTTTCAGGCCTGCAACTTGAAGAATTTTGTCTTCAGGGAACTCAAAATGGCAACAAAAAACTTCCGCCCTGATAGTGTGTTAGGAGAGGGTGGGTTTGGTTCAGTCTTTAAGGGGTGGATTGATGAAAAGACACTTAAAGCTACCAAGCCCGGAACTGGCATAATGATTGCAGTGAAGAGGCTCAATCAACAAGGACTCCAGGGTCACAAGGAATGGTTG GCAGAAATCAACTATCTTGGACAGCTGCATCACCCAAATCTTGTGAAGTTGATCGGTTACTGCATAGAGGATGAGCACCGGCTTCTGATATACGAGTTCATGCCTAAGGGAAGCATGGAAGGTCATCTCTTTGGAA GGGGTTCTCATTTCCAGCCACTTTCTTGGCACCTCCGAATGAAAGTTGCTCTTGGTGCTGCAAAGGGGCTTGCTTTTCTTCACAACAATGAATCAAAAGTTATATATCGTGATTTTAAGACCTCCAACATCCTGCTTGATTCG GACTACAATGCAAAACTCTCTGATTTTGGGCTGGCCAGGGATGGACCAATTGGAAATAAAAGCCATGTATCTTCTAGAGTTTTGGGAACCCTCGGATATGCTGCTCCAGAGTATCTAGTCACAG GTCATCTGACTTTCAAAACTGATGTATATAGCTTTGGAGTTGTACTTCTAGAAATGTTATCCGGTCAGCGATCAATAGACAAGAATCGGCCATCTGGACAACATAACCTGGTGCAGTGGGCGAAACCTTACTTAGCCAGTAAACGTAAGATTTTTCGTGTTCTGGATAACCGTCTTGAAGGTCAGTACTCACCAGACCAGGCCCAAAAGGCAGCTAAACTTGCACTCCAATGCCTTGCTCTGGAACCCAGGAACAGGCCCATCATGAATGATGTGGTAAAGGCTTTGGAGGAGCTTCAGGAGCCACCAAGGAGTTAG
- the LOC122275386 gene encoding beta-amyrin 11-oxidase-like, with product MELNFLWQSVAVLLGGYAFVFWFLKKVNEWYYVGRLGKTECPLPPGDMGWPFLGNMPSLFKCLRTGDPNSYIHYLASRYGKTGIYKTHIFGSPSVIVCRPEFNRRVLTNDEQFGLGYPKSVFVLTGEKSLHNIPVADHRRLRKLIASPLNGQEALAMYITHIEKNVIQSLDEWASMKKPFELFKEMKNATFKVTTFVFLGNIKESTFRATDTLFTDYRHGLMAPAINIPGFTFHKALKARNKLLQIIRSVLDEKKVKSNEPKGKKYMIELLMDVEDEDGKHLDDEHIADLILTSLSAGFDSTSTGSLWAFMHLAGNPQVFKKAKEEQEEIVSRRPSTQKGLILPEIKQMRYLAKVVDEMLRMTNTLALFRKAKIDVSINGYTIPKGWKVLAWNGAVHMDPIVYENPKNFDPSRWENTSAKQPGAFMPFGAGTRFCPGNDLAKLVITIFLHHFLLNYKMERINPESPLCYTHVPLPLDNGLVRFTKTT from the exons atggagTTGAACTTTTTGTGGCAGAGTGTTGCAGTTTTACTGGGTGGCTACGCTTTTGTATTTTGGTTTCTGAAAAAGGTGAATGAGTGGTATTATGTTGGAAGATTGGGAAAAACTGAGTGCCCTCTTCCTCCTGGTGACATGGGATGGCCTTTTCTTGGAAATATGCCGTCTCTCTTCAAATGTCTAAGAACTGGAGACCCTAATTCTTACATTCACTACCTCGCCTCCAG ATATGGGAAGACGGGAATCTACAAGACCCACATATTTGGGAGCCCAAGCGTCATCGTTTGTCGGCCGGAGTTTAACCGGCGTGTACTAACAAATGACGAGCAATTCGGGCTAGGTTATCCGAAATCAGTCTTCGTTTTAACAGGAGAAAAATCTCTACACAATATACCGGTGGCCGACCACAGGCGTCTGCGCAAACTGATAGCGTCTCCATTAAATGGGCAGGAAGCACTTGCAATGTATATTACACACATAGAGAAGAACGTGATTCAGTCGTTGGATGAGTGGGCGAGCATGAAAAAGCCATTCGAGCTCTTCAAAGAGATGAAGAATGCTACTTTCAAGGTCACAACCTTCGTTTTCCTTGGCAATATCAAGGAATCAACTTTTCGGGCAACCGACACTCTATTTACTGATTATCGTCACGGACTTATGGCTCCGGCCATAAATATCCCCGGTTTCACATTCCATAAAGCACTCAAG GCACGAAATAAGTTGCTACAGATCATTCGATCTGTCTTGGATGAAAAGAAGGTTAAAAGTAATGAACCCAAGGGAAAGAAATATATGATTGAATTGCTTATGGATGTTGAAGATGAGGACGGAAAACATCTGGATGATGAGCACATCGCAGATCTGATACTCACTTCCTTATCAGCTGGTTTTGATAGCACCTCAACGGGTTCCTTATGGGCATTTATGCACCTTGCAGGAAATCCTCAAGTCTTCAAAAAAGCAAAG GAGGAGCAAGAGGAGATCGTAAGTAGAAGACCATCTACCCAGAAAGGATTGATCCTTCCAGAGATTAAACAAATGCGCTATCTTGCTAAG GTGGTTGATGAAATGTTGCGCATGACAAATACCTTAGCACTATTCCGAAAGGCGAAAATCGATGTTAGCATAAatg GATACACCATACCAAAAGGATGGAAAGTTTTGGCCTGGAATGGAGCTGTTCATATGGATCCGATTGTATATGAAAACCCAAAAAACTTTGATCCCTCCAGATGGGAA AATACGAGTGCCAAACAACCAGGGGCTTTCATGCCCTTCGGAGCAGGAACCAGATTTTGCCCTGGAAATGATCTGGCCAAGCTTGTCATAACCATTTTCCTTCATCATTTTCTGCTAAATTACAA GATGGAGCGCATTAATCCAGAATCCCCACTATGCTACACGCATGTTCCCTTGCCTTTGGACAACGGCCTCGTCCGGTTCACAAAGACAACGTAA